Proteins encoded by one window of Deltaproteobacteria bacterium:
- a CDS encoding phospholipid scramblase-related protein encodes MSESLMRLQQSESLVVQQKKEWGEILSGWETRNRYQITSPDGVALYHAGEVGSGALAVLTRGFLKNKRPFTMEMRDAAGAPAFKVVRPWTWFFSECEIVAPDGSVLGKVDQRWAWFNRRFTVYDRRGVEVAEIFGPLFHPWTFQLKVGEQEVGKITKKWSGLLKEAFTDSDNFMVHFGPQMDQDLRLVLLGATFLIDFLYFENRE; translated from the coding sequence ATGTCCGAGAGCCTGATGCGCCTGCAGCAGTCCGAGAGCCTCGTCGTCCAGCAGAAGAAGGAGTGGGGCGAGATCCTCTCCGGCTGGGAGACCCGGAACCGCTACCAGATCACCTCCCCCGACGGGGTGGCCCTCTATCACGCCGGCGAGGTCGGCTCGGGGGCCCTGGCGGTCCTCACCCGCGGCTTCCTCAAGAACAAGCGCCCCTTCACCATGGAGATGCGGGACGCCGCGGGGGCGCCCGCCTTCAAGGTCGTCCGCCCCTGGACCTGGTTCTTCTCCGAGTGCGAGATCGTCGCCCCCGACGGCAGCGTGCTCGGCAAGGTGGATCAGCGCTGGGCCTGGTTCAACCGCCGCTTCACGGTCTACGACCGGCGAGGCGTCGAGGTGGCGGAGATCTTCGGCCCCCTCTTCCACCCCTGGACCTTCCAGCTGAAGGTCGGCGAGCAGGAGGTCGGCAAGATCACCAAGAAGTGGAGCGGCCTCCTCAAGGAGGCCTTCACCGACTCCGACAACTTCATGGTGCACTTCGGCCCGCAGATGGATCAGGACCTGCGCCTGGTCCTCCTCGGCGCGACCTTCCTCATCGACTTCCTCTACTTCGAGAACCGCGAGTGA
- the dapE gene encoding succinyl-diaminopimelate desuccinylase, protein MSDLARRLAERTLSLCQTASPYGEEEAIARLVEAWARSPGMRRRVERIRNSVVVGEVSETRPTVALVGHLDTVPPHEDEALPRLEEDRVVGLGASDMKGALAVIQCLLEDLRPEDTGVEVMAIFYDREEGPHEDSGLKTVLAQRPDLAKLELALVMEPTDGVVQVGCLGSIHATLTFSGKAAHSARPWQGENAITAAGAFLARLHEMKPIEVEVGGHVFTSVATITTAQGGRYRNVVPDTFVLNLNYRFVPGTPLEEAQQRVRELVPASAAIEFTDLAPSGAVPDHNALLERLVSEGGLQVAPKIAWTDVARFTEAGIDAVNFGPGRSDQAHQVGEYCEIAPLARAYEVLSAFLKS, encoded by the coding sequence ATGAGTGACCTCGCCCGCCGCCTCGCCGAGCGCACCCTCTCGCTCTGCCAGACCGCCTCCCCCTACGGGGAGGAGGAGGCGATCGCCCGGCTGGTCGAGGCCTGGGCGCGGAGCCCGGGGATGCGAAGGCGCGTCGAGCGCATCAGGAACAGCGTCGTCGTCGGAGAGGTCTCGGAGACGCGACCCACCGTGGCCCTCGTCGGCCACCTCGACACCGTGCCGCCCCACGAGGACGAGGCCCTGCCGCGGCTCGAGGAGGACCGGGTGGTGGGCCTCGGCGCCAGCGACATGAAGGGCGCCCTGGCGGTCATCCAGTGCCTGCTGGAGGACCTGCGCCCGGAGGACACGGGCGTGGAGGTGATGGCGATCTTCTACGACAGGGAGGAGGGCCCCCACGAGGACAGCGGGCTGAAGACGGTCCTCGCGCAGCGCCCCGATCTGGCGAAGCTGGAGCTCGCCCTGGTGATGGAGCCCACCGACGGGGTGGTGCAGGTGGGCTGCCTGGGGTCCATCCACGCGACCCTGACCTTCTCTGGCAAGGCCGCCCACAGCGCCCGCCCCTGGCAGGGCGAGAACGCGATCACCGCCGCCGGCGCCTTCCTGGCCCGGCTCCACGAGATGAAGCCGATCGAGGTCGAGGTCGGCGGCCACGTCTTCACGTCGGTGGCGACGATCACCACCGCCCAGGGCGGCCGCTACCGCAACGTGGTGCCCGACACCTTCGTGCTGAACCTCAACTACCGCTTCGTCCCGGGCACGCCCCTCGAGGAGGCGCAGCAGCGGGTGCGCGAGCTGGTGCCCGCCTCGGCCGCGATCGAGTTCACCGACCTCGCGCCCTCCGGCGCGGTGCCCGATCACAACGCGCTGCTCGAGCGGCTGGTGAGCGAGGGCGGCCTGCAGGTCGCGCCCAAGATCGCCTGGACCGACGTCGCCCGGTTCACCGAGGCCGGGATCGACGCGGTGAACTTCGGGCCCGGCCGGAGCGACCAGGCGCACCAGGTGGGCGAGTACTGCGAGATCGCCCCCCTGGCCCGGGCCTACGAGGTGCTCTCGGCCTTCCTGAAGTCCTGA
- a CDS encoding DUF1232 domain-containing protein, which yields MRLVKGLILLLGGLLGAVYLLNPGAGVIELIPDALPVVGNLDEAAAIGLLISCVKGLRSLRRERRERSLPEGADRRLEPGVRPQDFRKAESTS from the coding sequence ATGCGTCTCGTCAAAGGTCTGATCCTGCTCCTCGGCGGTCTCCTCGGCGCGGTCTACCTGCTCAACCCCGGAGCCGGCGTCATCGAGCTGATCCCCGACGCCCTCCCGGTGGTGGGCAACCTCGACGAGGCGGCGGCCATCGGCCTCCTCATCAGCTGCGTGAAGGGCCTGCGGTCGCTGCGGCGCGAGCGGCGGGAGCGCTCCCTCCCGGAGGGCGCCGATCGGCGCCTCGAGCCGGGGGTGAGGCCTCAGGACTTCAGGAAGGCCGAGAGCACCTCGTAG
- a CDS encoding alpha/beta fold hydrolase: MLASRRQGSGARPLVLLHGFLGAGRNLSSLARLLLQRQPDLLLHLPDLPGHGASAPSPRGAGFPAMAAEMERFLADLGQAEPVDLAGHSFGARVALATLDLAPQRVARVAILDMTPGSLHAPAADRMVADLQAAPDRFPSRAEAEAYFRAHTGDEQLIAWLSMNLERKGDGAVGWRIDRDYLAAVHAATRTVDLWPVVERHPERIALLRGGRSPLVSSGDLERLAALGIEVETLEASGHFLHVDAPEATARWLQRRVSSAR, encoded by the coding sequence ATGCTGGCCAGCAGACGACAGGGCAGCGGCGCGCGTCCGTTGGTGCTCCTCCACGGCTTCCTGGGGGCCGGGCGCAACCTCTCCTCCCTCGCCCGCCTGCTCCTGCAGCGGCAGCCCGACCTGCTCCTCCACCTCCCCGACCTGCCCGGGCACGGCGCCTCGGCGCCCTCCCCGCGCGGCGCGGGCTTCCCGGCGATGGCCGCGGAGATGGAGCGCTTCCTCGCGGACCTGGGCCAGGCGGAGCCCGTGGACCTGGCGGGGCACTCCTTCGGCGCGCGGGTGGCGCTGGCCACCCTCGACCTCGCCCCGCAGCGCGTGGCCCGGGTGGCGATCCTCGACATGACCCCGGGAAGCCTCCACGCCCCGGCCGCGGATCGCATGGTGGCGGACCTGCAGGCGGCGCCCGACCGCTTCCCGAGCCGCGCCGAGGCCGAGGCGTACTTCCGGGCGCACACCGGCGACGAGCAGCTGATCGCCTGGCTCTCGATGAACCTCGAGCGCAAGGGTGACGGCGCGGTGGGCTGGCGGATCGACCGCGACTACCTCGCCGCGGTGCACGCCGCGACCCGCACGGTCGACCTGTGGCCGGTGGTCGAGCGACACCCCGAGCGGATCGCCCTCCTCCGGGGCGGCCGCTCACCCCTGGTCTCGAGCGGCGACCTCGAGCGCCTCGCGGCGCTGGGCATCGAGGTCGAGACCCTGGAGGCCAGCGGTCACTTCCTCCACGTCGACGCCCCGGAGGCGACCGCGCGCTGGCTTCAGCGGCGGGTGAGCAGCGCCCGGTAG
- a CDS encoding PhnD/SsuA/transferrin family substrate-binding protein, whose protein sequence is MKVKLKLLIPPALGRNRASARAELLGSELGRWLDREVTVEIARDYDELERQVLGGTTDLAWAPPSLCARLSGQHHGIFKAVRNGRSTYRSAILARTGEARDLESLRGKRAIWVDPLSTGGYLLPDAYLRSSGIDPESFFAEESFAGSYQAALLAVADGKADVTAVHVHTDRGADLHDSIAQHAERAVPRLSVVAVTGEVGADGLVVCSGLPLAEATEIVKKIEAMQDLPGGPPLIVSIFDAEALELAKAGAYRALLTRR, encoded by the coding sequence ATGAAGGTGAAGCTCAAGCTGCTGATTCCACCGGCGTTGGGCCGGAATCGTGCGTCGGCGAGGGCGGAGCTGCTCGGCTCCGAGCTCGGACGCTGGCTGGACCGCGAGGTGACCGTCGAGATCGCCCGGGACTACGACGAGCTCGAGCGGCAGGTCCTGGGCGGCACGACGGATCTGGCCTGGGCGCCGCCCTCGCTCTGCGCCCGGCTCTCCGGGCAGCACCACGGCATCTTCAAGGCGGTGCGCAACGGCCGCTCGACCTACCGCTCGGCGATCCTCGCGCGGACCGGTGAGGCCCGGGACCTCGAGAGCCTGCGGGGCAAGCGGGCGATCTGGGTCGATCCCCTCTCCACCGGCGGCTACCTGCTGCCGGACGCCTACCTGCGCTCCTCGGGCATCGATCCCGAGAGCTTCTTCGCCGAGGAGAGCTTCGCCGGGAGCTACCAGGCCGCCCTGCTGGCGGTGGCGGACGGGAAGGCCGACGTGACGGCGGTTCACGTGCACACCGACCGCGGGGCCGACCTCCACGACTCGATCGCCCAGCACGCCGAGCGCGCGGTGCCGCGCCTCTCGGTGGTCGCGGTCACCGGCGAGGTCGGCGCGGACGGGCTGGTGGTCTGCTCCGGTCTGCCCCTGGCCGAGGCCACCGAGATCGTGAAGAAGATCGAGGCGATGCAGGACCTGCCCGGCGGGCCGCCGCTGATCGTCTCGATCTTCGACGCCGAGGCCCTCGAGCTGGCCAAGGCCGGCGCCTACCGGGCGCTGCTCACCCGCCGCTGA
- the queC gene encoding 7-cyano-7-deazaguanine synthase QueC: MDARLAVVLLSGGLDSATVLAMARATGHTCHALSVDYGQQHRTELEAARRLAARLGAVDHKVVRVDLSAFGGSALTDPSLPVPEGEDPEAREAGVIPSTYVPARNTVLLGIALANAEVIGARDLFVGINAVDYSGYPDCRPAFARAFEDLANLATRAGLEGTRFRVQAPLLKMTKAQIVRTGTDLGVPYEETVTCYQADAEGRACGRCDACTLRRRGFEEAGLPDPTRYA; encoded by the coding sequence ATGGATGCGCGACTCGCGGTGGTCCTCCTCTCCGGGGGGCTCGATTCGGCGACGGTCCTGGCCATGGCCCGGGCCACGGGGCACACCTGCCACGCCCTCTCGGTCGACTACGGCCAGCAGCATCGCACCGAGCTCGAGGCCGCCCGCCGGCTGGCCGCGCGGCTCGGCGCGGTGGATCACAAGGTGGTGAGGGTGGACCTCTCGGCCTTCGGCGGCTCGGCCCTCACCGATCCGTCCCTCCCGGTGCCCGAGGGCGAGGACCCCGAGGCCCGGGAGGCGGGGGTCATCCCCTCGACCTACGTGCCGGCGCGCAACACCGTCCTCCTCGGGATCGCCCTGGCCAACGCCGAGGTGATCGGCGCCCGGGATCTCTTCGTCGGCATCAACGCCGTGGACTACTCGGGCTACCCCGACTGCCGCCCGGCCTTCGCCCGGGCCTTCGAGGATCTGGCCAACCTCGCCACCCGCGCCGGGCTCGAGGGCACCCGCTTCCGGGTGCAGGCCCCGCTCCTCAAGATGACCAAGGCCCAGATCGTCCGCACCGGCACCGATCTGGGCGTCCCCTACGAGGAGACCGTCACCTGCTACCAGGCCGACGCCGAGGGGCGGGCCTGCGGCCGCTGCGACGCCTGCACCCTGCGGCGCCGGGGCTTCGAGGAGGCCGGCCTCCCGGATCCCACGCGCTACGCCTGA
- a CDS encoding EcsC family protein: protein MADFPPISEIARTRLDRLIIQEIEIARPKTKRLKKRYPLLPEADLAQQLIDEKKAYAGTGGMVSGFFGLLALPADLLLVTFLQLRLIVELGQLFRVNLKSERGQSELLEILGRGNGVGPLYRTGPTVFARLALRILQKKGLSSVGRAVPLVAAPVSAWLNNRDIQRVGDEALRQWGRRRQLAEKRWASEE, encoded by the coding sequence GTGGCCGACTTCCCCCCCATCTCCGAGATCGCCCGGACCCGCCTCGATCGCCTGATCATCCAGGAGATCGAGATCGCGCGGCCGAAGACGAAGCGCCTGAAGAAGCGCTACCCCCTCCTGCCCGAGGCCGATCTGGCCCAGCAGCTGATCGACGAGAAGAAGGCCTACGCCGGCACCGGCGGGATGGTCAGCGGCTTCTTCGGGCTGCTCGCCCTGCCGGCGGACCTCCTCCTGGTCACCTTCCTGCAGCTTCGGCTGATCGTCGAGCTGGGGCAGCTCTTCCGGGTGAACCTGAAGTCCGAGCGCGGACAGAGCGAGCTCCTCGAGATCCTGGGCCGCGGCAACGGCGTCGGCCCGCTCTACCGCACCGGCCCCACGGTCTTCGCCCGCCTCGCCCTACGCATCCTCCAGAAGAAGGGCCTCAGCTCCGTCGGACGGGCCGTGCCCCTGGTCGCCGCCCCGGTCTCCGCCTGGCTGAACAACCGGGACATCCAGCGGGTGGGGGACGAGGCGCTGCGCCAGTGGGGGCGGCGGCGGCAGCTGGCCGAGAAGCGATGGGCGAGCGAGGAATGA
- a CDS encoding LEA type 2 family protein, with translation MTKKQRNSLRAAVAVLGLGGLLLASGCSFLEALLADVVQKPQLTFERFEVKNISFDGLTLGLHWRVDNPNEVGLRLASIGYGLTVDGHALARGESERGIELAPRGSSQVELPLSVRYQDLGQALLALYQKQQVPWGADGHFGFGTPAGVIKVPFQTQGQLPVPRLPRVQIAGARVSNLSLAGATLNVDLDVANQNAFPLPLGMLDYRLQAAGRQVAEGQSRPPSVAASQTGRISLPVRVDFARAGRALYDALRAGEVDLALDGTLGTGPIQMPVQLRRRVRL, from the coding sequence GTGACCAAGAAACAGCGAAACTCGCTTCGGGCGGCCGTGGCCGTCCTCGGGCTCGGTGGGCTCCTCCTGGCCTCCGGCTGCTCCTTCCTCGAGGCGCTGCTGGCCGACGTGGTGCAGAAGCCGCAGCTGACCTTCGAGCGCTTCGAGGTGAAGAACATCTCCTTCGATGGCCTCACCCTCGGCCTGCACTGGCGGGTGGACAACCCCAACGAGGTGGGCCTGCGGCTGGCGTCGATCGGCTACGGCCTGACGGTGGACGGTCACGCCCTGGCCCGCGGCGAGTCCGAGCGCGGCATCGAGCTGGCGCCCCGGGGGAGCTCGCAGGTCGAGCTGCCCCTCTCGGTGCGCTACCAGGATCTGGGCCAGGCGCTGCTGGCGCTCTACCAGAAGCAGCAGGTGCCCTGGGGCGCCGACGGCCACTTCGGCTTCGGCACCCCCGCCGGCGTGATCAAGGTGCCCTTCCAGACCCAGGGGCAGCTGCCCGTGCCCCGCCTGCCGCGGGTGCAGATCGCCGGCGCCCGGGTCTCGAACCTGAGCCTCGCCGGGGCAACCCTCAACGTGGACCTCGACGTGGCCAACCAGAACGCCTTCCCGCTCCCCCTGGGGATGCTCGACTACCGCCTCCAGGCGGCTGGCCGGCAGGTGGCGGAGGGGCAGAGCCGGCCGCCCTCGGTGGCGGCCTCCCAGACCGGCCGGATCTCCCTGCCGGTGAGGGTGGACTTCGCGCGAGCGGGGCGCGCACTCTACGACGCGCTTCGCGCGGGGGAGGTGGATCTTGCGCTCGATGGAACTCTCGGCACCGGTCCGATCCAGATGCCCGTCCAGCTTCGCAGGCGCGTGCGCCTCTAG
- a CDS encoding PilZ domain-containing protein — translation MSRARDRRQKHEDFIKERRKVDRRTSERHVLAIPMELTAGGDLYFHVSGDLSEGGAFFDRAIPHPVGTEVEVVFMLPGPDAVPIRCRGQVVNVPERGDGLGMGVQFLDLSDSDRDRIQSFTGEILASADE, via the coding sequence ATGAGCAGGGCACGCGACCGCCGACAGAAGCACGAGGACTTCATCAAGGAACGCCGCAAGGTGGACCGGAGGACCTCCGAGCGGCACGTCCTGGCGATCCCCATGGAGCTCACCGCTGGAGGCGACCTCTACTTCCACGTCAGCGGCGATCTCTCCGAGGGTGGGGCCTTCTTCGACCGGGCGATCCCCCATCCGGTGGGCACCGAGGTCGAGGTGGTCTTCATGCTGCCAGGCCCGGACGCCGTGCCGATCCGCTGCCGCGGGCAGGTGGTGAACGTGCCCGAGCGCGGGGATGGCCTGGGCATGGGCGTGCAGTTCCTCGATCTGAGCGACTCGGACCGCGACCGGATCCAGAGCTTCACCGGCGAGATCCTGGCCTCCGCCGACGAGTGA
- a CDS encoding PilZ domain-containing protein has product MPHALSTDLFTNPLADLPSDPSGGNVPDRRQDDRRGSLVPVHRFGDERRRGDERRTRSRRGFDRHPIELMVELRYGGEATRALTVDLSVLGTSLGDGPPLPIGTLVRLTFELPDDLEEFPLMTWAQVVSHDGDGVLGYRFVGLRPCDARRIGRLLAPREGLALASGHRF; this is encoded by the coding sequence ATGCCCCACGCCCTCTCCACCGACCTCTTCACCAACCCCCTCGCCGACCTGCCCTCCGATCCTTCCGGCGGGAACGTCCCCGATCGCCGGCAGGACGACCGCCGGGGCAGCCTGGTGCCCGTCCACCGCTTCGGGGACGAGCGCCGGCGGGGCGACGAGCGGCGGACCCGCAGCCGGCGGGGCTTCGACCGGCACCCCATCGAGCTCATGGTCGAGCTGCGCTACGGCGGAGAGGCCACCCGGGCCCTGACCGTGGACCTCTCGGTGCTGGGGACCAGCCTGGGGGACGGGCCGCCCCTGCCCATCGGCACCCTGGTGCGCCTGACCTTCGAGCTGCCCGACGACCTGGAGGAGTTCCCCCTGATGACCTGGGCCCAGGTGGTCAGCCACGACGGGGACGGGGTCCTGGGCTACCGCTTCGTGGGCCTGCGCCCCTGTGACGCCCGCCGGATCGGGCGCCTCCTGGCCCCCCGGGAGGGGCTGGCCCTGGCCAGCGGCCATCGTTTTTGA
- a CDS encoding rod shape-determining protein, which produces MLNWLYQIFSRDLAIDLGTANTLIVVKGAGIVSNEPSVVAVQQDARGGKKVLAVGKQAKEMLGRTPGNIVAIRPMKDGVIADFEITAAMLRYFIQTAHNRKALVKPRIIIGIPSGITEVERRAVREAAESAGAREVYLIEQPMAAAIGAGLPITEPAGNMIVDIGGGTSDVAVISLAGIVYSRSVRVGGDKMDEAIIQHIKRKYNLLIGERSAELIKMTVGNAYPSDEVTQMEIKGRDLVAGVPRTLTVSSDEIRDALSEPVNAIVEAVKVTLERTPPELAGDIADRGIVLAGGGALLKNLDLLLREETGLPVFLAEDPLSAVVIGAGKALEEIDMLRQVTAHS; this is translated from the coding sequence ATGCTGAACTGGCTCTATCAGATCTTCTCCCGAGACCTCGCCATCGACCTGGGGACCGCGAACACCCTCATCGTGGTGAAGGGGGCGGGGATCGTCTCCAACGAGCCCTCGGTGGTCGCCGTGCAGCAGGACGCCCGCGGCGGCAAGAAGGTGCTGGCGGTGGGCAAGCAGGCCAAGGAGATGCTCGGCCGCACCCCGGGGAACATCGTGGCCATCCGCCCGATGAAGGACGGCGTCATCGCCGACTTCGAGATCACCGCGGCGATGCTGCGCTACTTCATCCAGACCGCCCACAACCGCAAGGCGCTGGTGAAGCCCCGGATCATCATCGGCATCCCCTCGGGCATCACCGAGGTCGAGCGCCGCGCCGTGCGCGAGGCCGCCGAGAGCGCCGGCGCCCGTGAGGTCTACCTCATCGAGCAGCCCATGGCCGCGGCCATCGGCGCCGGCCTGCCGATCACCGAGCCGGCCGGCAACATGATCGTCGACATCGGCGGCGGCACCTCCGACGTCGCCGTCATCTCGCTCGCCGGCATCGTCTACTCCCGCTCCGTGCGGGTGGGCGGCGACAAGATGGACGAGGCGATCATCCAGCACATCAAGCGCAAGTACAACTTGCTCATCGGTGAGCGCAGCGCCGAGCTCATCAAGATGACCGTCGGGAACGCCTACCCCTCCGACGAGGTCACCCAGATGGAGATCAAGGGCCGCGACCTGGTGGCCGGCGTGCCCCGCACCCTGACGGTCTCCTCCGACGAGATCCGCGACGCCCTCTCCGAGCCGGTGAACGCCATCGTCGAGGCGGTGAAGGTCACCCTCGAGCGCACCCCGCCCGAGCTGGCCGGCGACATCGCCGACCGGGGCATCGTCCTGGCCGGCGGCGGCGCGCTCCTGAAGAACCTCGATCTGCTCCTGCGCGAGGAGACCGGCCTGCCGGTCTTCCTGGCCGAGGACCCCCTCTCGGCGGTGGTCATCGGGGCCGGCAAGGCCCTCGAGGAGATCGACATGCTCCGCCAGGTCACGGCCCACTCCTAG
- a CDS encoding serine/threonine-protein kinase has translation MAAPVSSAELELAPPAGDMPPCPQCGHVHLSPTNYCGGCGADLRGLGGDTDTLVGASLDVLIDGRYKIQAKLGEGGMGSVFRVEHVRMGKVCALKLLRPELVDGPRGKMVRDRFKQEARIVSRLVHHNTIQVFDFGQTRDGALYLVMEFIRGRPLSDILREAGRLPELRVASIGAQVLRSLAEAHEAEIIHRDIKPANVMLVDLRDRKDFVKVLDFGIAKLTARAKGDTGAGEIVGTPYYLSPEQARGDPLDGRSDLYSLGAMLFEMLTGQVPFTAETPLGVMTAHITRPVPKIREHEGGQGVSAEMAAILEKAMAKRPADRFTDADEMRAALEALVGRGLGTSQEIVALPVDPTESGSHLAARADFERFARRLVISRFLKAMAPAVLLAGGLGGAYAWWQQPAPPLSVEAEPNDDPRTANLLSPERVSDLPSLAARLASRQEGLRTVEGHLGKRISRTQGDADFYRLELPGPDPATLFASIEGLPNIDLVLELLGERRDAPGKLEVIARADRKGTHRGEALPAIEITPGTWMLQVRQVLVGDEDGKLPLPVENVSDDYQLKVALLPSGLTQEREPNDRPEEASPLPAGKPVMAMTGLGGSEDWWRLEAIPEGAELTLSAPEEADLEVVVPPAEGASKKQRRRPRARLQVRAGSTGTLQLPASPEAPLSLLVRTERCESASAAYALELTLPGQP, from the coding sequence ATGGCCGCCCCTGTTTCATCCGCGGAGCTCGAGCTCGCCCCGCCGGCCGGGGACATGCCCCCCTGTCCGCAGTGCGGCCACGTCCACCTGAGCCCCACGAACTACTGCGGCGGCTGCGGCGCCGACCTCCGGGGGCTGGGCGGAGACACCGACACCCTGGTGGGCGCCTCCCTCGATGTCCTCATCGACGGCCGCTACAAGATCCAGGCGAAGCTCGGCGAGGGGGGGATGGGCTCGGTCTTCCGGGTCGAGCACGTCCGGATGGGCAAGGTCTGCGCCCTCAAGCTCCTGCGCCCCGAGCTGGTCGACGGCCCCCGGGGCAAGATGGTGCGGGACCGCTTCAAGCAGGAGGCGCGGATCGTCTCCCGGCTGGTCCACCACAACACCATCCAGGTCTTCGACTTCGGCCAGACCCGGGACGGCGCCCTCTACCTGGTGATGGAGTTCATCCGGGGCCGGCCCCTCTCCGACATCCTGCGGGAGGCCGGGCGCCTGCCCGAGCTGCGGGTGGCCAGCATCGGCGCCCAGGTCCTGCGCTCCCTGGCCGAGGCCCACGAGGCCGAGATCATCCACCGGGACATCAAGCCGGCCAACGTGATGCTGGTCGATCTGCGGGATCGCAAGGACTTCGTGAAGGTCCTCGACTTCGGCATCGCCAAGCTCACCGCCCGCGCGAAGGGCGACACCGGCGCCGGCGAGATCGTCGGCACCCCCTACTACCTCTCCCCCGAGCAGGCCCGGGGCGACCCCCTCGACGGCCGCAGCGACCTCTACTCCCTCGGGGCGATGCTCTTCGAGATGCTCACCGGGCAGGTGCCCTTCACCGCCGAGACCCCGCTGGGCGTGATGACGGCCCACATCACCCGGCCGGTGCCCAAGATCCGGGAGCACGAGGGAGGCCAGGGGGTGAGCGCCGAGATGGCGGCCATCCTCGAGAAGGCGATGGCCAAGCGCCCGGCCGACCGCTTCACCGACGCCGACGAGATGCGCGCGGCCCTCGAGGCGCTGGTGGGCCGGGGCCTGGGGACCTCCCAGGAGATCGTGGCCCTGCCGGTGGATCCCACCGAGAGCGGGTCGCACCTGGCCGCCCGGGCCGACTTCGAGCGCTTCGCCCGCCGCCTGGTCATCTCCCGCTTCCTCAAGGCGATGGCGCCGGCGGTGCTCCTCGCGGGCGGCCTCGGCGGCGCCTACGCCTGGTGGCAGCAGCCCGCGCCTCCCCTCAGCGTCGAGGCCGAGCCCAACGACGATCCCCGCACCGCCAACCTCCTCTCCCCCGAGCGGGTCTCGGATCTGCCCTCCCTCGCCGCCCGCCTGGCCTCCCGCCAGGAGGGCCTGCGCACCGTCGAGGGCCACCTGGGCAAGCGGATCTCGAGGACCCAGGGGGACGCCGACTTCTACCGGCTCGAGCTGCCCGGCCCCGACCCCGCCACCCTCTTCGCGAGCATCGAAGGGCTGCCCAACATCGATCTGGTGCTGGAGCTGCTGGGCGAGCGCCGGGACGCCCCCGGCAAGCTGGAGGTGATCGCCCGCGCCGATCGCAAGGGCACCCACCGCGGCGAGGCGCTCCCGGCCATCGAGATCACGCCGGGCACCTGGATGCTCCAGGTGCGCCAGGTGCTGGTGGGCGACGAGGACGGCAAGCTCCCCCTGCCGGTGGAGAACGTCTCGGACGACTACCAGCTGAAGGTCGCCCTGCTCCCCTCCGGCCTCACCCAGGAGCGCGAGCCCAACGATCGGCCCGAGGAGGCCAGCCCCCTGCCGGCCGGGAAGCCCGTGATGGCCATGACCGGCCTGGGCGGCTCGGAGGACTGGTGGCGGCTCGAGGCGATCCCCGAGGGCGCCGAGCTCACCCTCTCCGCCCCGGAGGAGGCCGACCTCGAGGTGGTGGTGCCCCCGGCCGAGGGCGCGAGCAAGAAGCAGCGCCGGCGCCCCCGGGCGCGACTCCAGGTGCGGGCCGGCAGCACCGGCACCCTGCAACTCCCCGCGAGCCCCGAGGCGCCGCTCTCCCTGCTGGTGCGCACCGAGCGCTGCGAGAGCGCCTCCGCGGCCTACGCCCTCGAGCTCACCCTCCCCGGCCAACCCTGA